A single genomic interval of Actinomycetota bacterium harbors:
- a CDS encoding helix-turn-helix domain-containing protein produces MNEWAEIRRLHRGEGMGIKAIARHLGIARSTVKAALRSTQPPAYQRTGVGSAVDAVEPEIRRLLAKTPDMPATVIAERVCWDRGMTILRDRVAELRPAYLIPEGFGRTEYRPGELAQWDLWFPDYDMPVGDGQVGRLPVMVGVSATPGGSAPA; encoded by the coding sequence GTGAACGAGTGGGCAGAGATCAGGCGACTGCATCGAGGAGAGGGCATGGGCATCAAGGCCATCGCCCGCCACCTCGGCATCGCCCGCAGCACGGTCAAGGCGGCGCTGCGATCGACCCAGCCGCCGGCCTATCAACGGACTGGAGTGGGCTCGGCGGTCGACGCCGTTGAGCCCGAGATCCGCCGGTTGTTGGCCAAGACGCCGGACATGCCCGCCACGGTGATCGCCGAGCGCGTCTGCTGGGACCGGGGCATGACCATCCTGCGGGACCGGGTGGCTGAGCTGCGCCCCGCCTACCTGATCCCCGAGGGCTTCGGGCGAACGGAGTACCGCCCCGGCGAGTTGGCCCAGTGGGACCTGTGGTTCCCCGACTACGACATGCCCGTCGGAGACGGCCAGGTGGGGCGCCTGCCGGTGATGGTGGGTGTGTCGGCTACTCCCGGTGGATCAGCGCCCGCATGA
- a CDS encoding site-specific DNA-methyltransferase, translating into MPPELSTEVDVVRPAALDVIYRRDARDMGEVESNSVALVVTSPPYFAGKEYEEGLGRDGVPGTYFEYLALLHDVFQECKRALEPGGRIAVNVANLGRRPYRSLAGDVTEILQDLGLLLRGEVVWWKGRAAGGSCAWGTFQRPSNPVLRDVTERVVIASKGRFDRALKPEERLNRGLPSTATISRDEFLEATTDLWEIPPESATRVGHPAPFPVALPKRLIELYTYEGDVVLDPFMGSGTTAIAALRTERHFLGYETEDSYVDRANERIADETARLVRQESLATVPFRVQLPAVSTRDEGEDFQARAVREGRQAKNLAGDLLENCGFLDIRPDVKLSALGIELNFLATDHTGNEWAFDVSGAFTSNRAGLKRTDSLWKALGKAGVLHAGRGDLPLVLLTTDAPARGSAGHAALKVLQGPGRPVFDLVELLNARDQERLRGYALRGHPDR; encoded by the coding sequence GTGCCCCCCGAGCTCTCAACCGAAGTAGACGTCGTTCGTCCGGCAGCGTTGGACGTCATCTACCGGCGCGATGCGCGCGACATGGGTGAGGTCGAGTCGAACTCCGTAGCACTCGTGGTCACCTCCCCGCCGTACTTCGCAGGCAAGGAGTACGAGGAGGGCCTCGGGCGCGACGGCGTGCCCGGTACCTACTTCGAGTACCTGGCACTGCTCCACGATGTGTTCCAAGAGTGCAAGCGGGCCCTGGAGCCCGGTGGCCGAATCGCTGTGAACGTCGCAAACCTCGGGAGGCGGCCCTACCGCTCGCTCGCTGGTGACGTGACGGAGATCCTCCAAGATCTCGGTTTGCTCCTACGTGGCGAGGTCGTTTGGTGGAAGGGCCGAGCAGCCGGCGGGTCGTGCGCTTGGGGGACCTTCCAGCGCCCGAGCAACCCGGTGCTGCGAGACGTCACGGAGCGGGTGGTCATCGCCAGCAAAGGCCGCTTCGACCGGGCGCTGAAGCCCGAAGAACGGCTCAACCGAGGCCTGCCGTCTACCGCAACCATTTCCCGAGACGAGTTCCTGGAGGCGACCACCGACCTGTGGGAGATCCCACCCGAGAGCGCGACACGCGTCGGCCATCCCGCCCCGTTCCCCGTCGCTCTCCCGAAGCGGCTGATCGAGCTCTACACGTACGAGGGGGACGTCGTGCTGGACCCGTTCATGGGATCGGGCACGACGGCCATTGCCGCCCTGCGTACCGAGCGGCACTTCCTCGGCTACGAGACGGAGGACTCCTACGTCGACCGCGCCAACGAGCGAATCGCTGACGAGACCGCTCGGCTCGTCCGACAGGAGTCGTTGGCGACGGTGCCCTTCAGGGTCCAGCTTCCGGCCGTCTCGACGAGAGACGAAGGCGAGGACTTCCAAGCACGTGCCGTCCGTGAGGGCCGGCAAGCGAAGAACCTGGCCGGCGACCTGCTCGAGAACTGTGGCTTCCTCGACATCCGTCCCGACGTGAAGCTCTCCGCCCTTGGGATCGAACTGAACTTCCTCGCCACTGACCACACAGGAAACGAGTGGGCCTTCGACGTCTCCGGCGCCTTCACTTCGAATCGGGCTGGCCTGAAGCGAACGGACAGCCTGTGGAAGGCCCTGGGCAAGGCAGGCGTGCTCCACGCAGGCCGTGGCGACCTCCCACTCGTCTTGCTGACGACGGACGCACCAGCGCGCGGCAGCGCTGGCCACGCAGCCCTCAAGGTCCTCCAGGGCCCCGGTCGCCCGGTCTTCGACCTCGTCGAGTTGCTCAACGCACGCGACCAGGAGCGACTTCGGGGCTACGCGTTGCGAGGCCACCCCGACCGCTGA